Proteins encoded in a region of the Magallana gigas chromosome 8, xbMagGiga1.1, whole genome shotgun sequence genome:
- the LOC105335671 gene encoding uncharacterized protein isoform X1, with translation MERARTPNVDLPSFAIETNYSSDDEREEAAEETRRKKTKHKKHDRRKSSSKAIVEEKDSVGANEQSKITTGASSCSTANRGRPRKRKLGNTSLDQGKEQVICGMCNKHYKNTHSLKQHVRGYHKNQTMELSADESGTGSDSEVVCMVCQKGYKNVKSYRHHYRLKHRGTLPEEYVVRRSTKESKSTRGESDAVRGSGNFKIQGIDGNTEEETPTTGHLKGTTSTAKRDSSKGSSRERKVKGGNSSAVDGEGMHMCPYCIVGYQRPCHLSRHISHNHGKEWISDKGKPNGTTTEEESENSQMDKKDVKDLRRVPCTFCSKMYKTRKTMRAHRRKEHRDMMPNLRTLKLDRGMTKQIKSSEEHENSMMSFSSEEDMSMEEIPCSNNSMPYKSKHSENMQGSNDHSNKVIFSEFVDSEDDTGHTTNEDSECSAFEGDSEVESSVGRVPCPFCSNTYKAKKYMKAHCRNKHRNEILVSNQYSSETEETVNRATGVPCPLCSKLFENSETMTTHFKTGHFGGRSFNPDLVNMEGENQTKAELERKKERIYCPLCPKSYKHKKSLRAHCIQDHIGKDVVVGTFRSTEEEDTTEPGKSGTQEKLVNMPVIVDCSTSMYIICGCGLVFRTERNRHLHMLTLGKYHTNHSYQIVGTQQMIEMGTLQCGFCGSRFRSNDALRRHLNDFHFDRREAEKELDINVDASNFLRFNKSPKNTTTSYTEKSPSSSQENYPKRDPLEQAANSKMNRCISDEGIVKEVLTNASNKTGPIRLLDAESPKKSNQKFQNFFITFTEEKNDYVRIVSRNSEDKVKKHSLGESKSPGFNRANENKRQKFGDQEMAEEHNITRTSSVLFDKDKVKAVNVGVDEDTSSEGDKSPDQASSSDPLTVNVQQYLTRSPTRFSPFVKLTNICEGQKKFDPKKPWNKYAPAKPVTKTMSSGNQLLGVVSRRKSLESKKVKFRDENGAEITYFQAEQTSTSGNDSENYLQKYDQAALAFSDQEDSCETSNVEVVNVEDQGDSSPTEENDDIEDMSEVDEWDNAVGQQSSASTYGLISDQPSVVNGEAQKSSAAEKKQKKKSPQKSKKCSPSKKSTPGKRALFSGKMETENTSRNINKNASASFIHSVSEVSSAQGLRSGKTKLRVPAQGGISRRRNAKTSQPYLKRNTSAFKIQAVKKKLLKGTKILSSEPKRVSPRLKKQPTTQEEDVAPDPNVPETITLGAAEFGENRIQRIEKLKLQTEVLLHQINEMNDLPQEAQVDEGRITMTGPEPFSKNAKRKVSKLKASKFKSVRRSKRTAMSMTSEEVPITPEKNIEDSIHFPQQSGVADMKKVLKSNCNFESVQKSAADLISEEQYEDGSVPKHRTTEAVETNTSSRRTRSCSPMKQRRTPPSKPYVSESLVVSNAAAGGTQQAEHALSTAKTPVVKLSKLEEQWSGQYLKFLSNVDKSSKSSSQLNEHRIEKSDKSKSRNFRRRSYSADSSLDVGEGSEIIIKSGNSGDRVGLLKTLGLHLNGNDDEEIEKSALQTKKENQQCKKRPLQPTITNKGDAEENFNHQTDVPNSGDGNNVEIIQMVDDAVTGENNEDIMESTLTQEELQITNEVDNVKVNRTVIDGIIKNQPQVLFVHKDEVIYADEDSVIQVDKEEINNLKDQVNKKRSKKVFSRKRKAGEDPPFVDETDGNVQTEPLVKKDVFSPSIRNVINEIEPKHAPLKPVKALEIRVVSDDEIVSSTIVEGSFAKQDLASRIVALMEFAEDPEVVAPVKQVTEPSFVIKKDVQTKFSCHKCDITFNMKSNLKRHKSTCHPEDEFRSFDIGKKSNIPVNVELEEQDNVQEQGILSDSVAPENISLSDYEEEIREGLREMYGGALDVELKVKKLKLQDTIHIDGLILLRKHKNTWKIMNDEHLSDSLLLSANTDKSSCCKKVELVKKTEVKDKKPRKFVELEEQNPFIDNHLNVEQQNNAAASSVIAATTSVIASTSSVIAPTTSVPASTSSLIPATSSVADTELVAESQNSSLLKESVPKRSHKKKTHSLKSSKDSNSEAKAKKKSDPAPLTDFERAILEPKKKQKKHKRKTSVVESGKETNTNDCEDKSKSIHKNEKDLKDKKGKVRNDKETVVPKSKIVQKILREKAKEEEMENMKFVPVTGEPLPSFEEILQQKSKPIDHKFTEKNDKEGENVAQDKGEEGDESPETGVESPNDFSSTSSSGSSGNKISTLMSVKLSKVARDNQEREEVLAAITGKPKTKPFRIPKTVSSEMETLVEWKSPLQDIGQIEKFRFGGKQGVGPSMLSKTSVISSVSVNYDAILSDVEKPEGVIKHSVVLPLELRKSEEPSTSSGNKQAVDLEVSPVKKPRIETISWKDEDIMTPDSTTPDRYLEMENAETEMAPVKEAKSAEANPPGPSTLSSNVSSTGKLGEWNEENESCQGEDVRKPGIPKSTSTPLKHNIPSSSKRQEIIYASSSMKALCPETTLNKEDKNPTLSNAEVKDERDTNEKQKEIECENDKMDVELDVKMKEEENIKDDDDDEEEEEKNDDGGDDVDVKDLEICDNGDTRIKNEEENSEESEEEEGEIGDGDKSEKSSDDSESERETEDSDKDSDSEEEKEQKTSKSVIETDMDVLDVCASDEESWLNEEEDGRSQKDFIEEDEPEMEDSGNTKDVADREEEVMEEVDMEVDEASDGENRIEVTQTSKSQVNENENVTVTESTMEYDDVDFQSNSIMKSLIPNGFCFQYISYNKCNKPMCKYRHDVPSKEEIFKKGIHEISRLYNQSDKKTAFDIYYKLLELNFHDLIPTKCIMKLVRLTEEDYDVTLAFSLISHAEKIKSIEFHSTLISMSSLTPGYYVESLWTLFTCLQKLNKCLTNKDIVVLFRAFEEKQQWQRLWSAMIYSLRCTGFLPPVYITRSALQAVVGDTEGCVMEAVQWIESCDQEQLYNQEDKLLDAVADICLKHDHLNAAGILKSIANKVQPSVTESTSGDRDSDTSSVNSEDRNTNLEDANSDNHKFFINRIMGVKFSKNWEYLAQIFLELSNIERARDPRYIGAFVGVFKFDNKQPNVLVEAFKEFMEKVNSLFLKEKAEDDMSRMDRQSLGIIGAELVNFCALSQWWREGLSVVQTLHNSSIQYLTRKSPGGALMSTIALDVCLRCKKPYQALQLLSECRWSCVSGLKMDKPDFKERVVQLNTLVKQFTNMKRPSVAFAVLRRVLMKAQIDQQFDLYNSLIGFEENFHVIITQLLDIGDPRTAHDAYEVCRNACVAVTSDLGLLQRLVVACGEARYLTGVRNVFNHLQELNVYPPQEIPHELRPLCINLLVQMSLTECIILIEDFLQWLYKFLCDWCVQNRTCVVPEQYLTLSVRMPSTGGPDPQMRALDRKLKALKHLMETSLTPALSVFISSQRMDRRIQVTIPSLFQYLLALDVREGGKRQGFKRWTDESQKKGNRMRQDVPWSSRC, from the exons ATGGAGAGAGCAAGGACACCAAATGTAGACTTGCCAAGCTTTGCTATTGAGACAA ATTACAGCTCAGATGATGAGAGAGAAGAAGCAGCCGAAGAAACAAGAAGGAAAAAGACCAAACACAAAAAACATGACCGCAGAAAGAGCTCTTCTAAAGCAATTGTTGAAGAAAAAGATTCTGTTGGAGCTAATGAACAATCAAAAATAACAACTGGTGCATCATCTTGCTCTACAGCAAATAGAGGAAGACCACGGAAAAGAAAGCTTGGGAACACCTCTCTGGACCAGGGCAAAGAACAAGTGATTTGTGGAATGTGCAACAAACACTACAAAAATACACATTCCTTAAAGCAACATGTTAGAGGATACCACAAAAATCAGACAATGGAACTGAGTGCAGACGAGAGTGGAACTGGTTCTGATTCTGAAGTCGTTTGTATGGTATGTCAGAAGGGGTACAAAAATGTGAAGAGCTACAGACACCACTATAGATTGAAACACAGAGGAACGTTACCTGAAGAGTATGTGGTGAGAAGGTCGACCAAGGAATCTAAATCCACCAGGGGAGAAAGTGACGCCGTTAGAGGGTCTGGAAATTTCAAAATCCAGGGGATTGATGGGAATACAGAGGAAGAAACTCCCACCACCGGTCATTTGAAAGGAACTACTTCTACAGCAAAGAGAGATTCTAGTAAAGGGAGTAGCAGAGAAAGGAAGGTTAAAGGTGGAAACAGTTCTGCTGTAGATGGTGAGGGTATGCACATGTGTCCCTACTGTATAGTAGGTTACCAGCGACCCTGTCATTTGTCGAGGCACATTTCACATAATCATGGAAAGGAATGGATTTCTGACAAAGGTAAACCAAATGGCACCACCACTGAGGAAGAATCGGAAAACTCTCAAATGGACAAGAAGGACGTTAAAGATTTGAGACGAGTTCCGTGTACCTTTTGCTCAAAAATGTACAAGACCAGGAAAACTATGAGGGCTCATCGTAGAAAGGAACATAGGGATATGATGCCAAATTTGAGGACTTTAAAACTGGACAGAGGAATGaccaaacaaataaaatccaGTGAGGAACACGAGAATTCTATGATGTCATTTTCCAGTGAGGAAGATATGAGCATGGAAGAGATTCCTTGTTCTAACAATTCTATGCCATACAAATCAAAGCATTCTGAAAATATGCAAGGCAGTAATGATCATAGTAACAAAGTGATTTTTTCTGAGTTTGTGGATTCTGAAGATGACACTGGTCATACTACAAATGAGGACAGTGAGTGTTCAGCGTTTGAAGGTGATAGTGAAGTTGAATCCAGTGTAGGCAGGGTGCCTTGTCCATTTTGTTCGAACACATACaaagcaaaaaaatatatgaaagccCACTGCAGGAACAAACATAGGAATGAAATACTTGTGTCAAATCAATATTCATCTGAAACTGAAGAGACAGTTAATCGTGCAACTGGTGTACCATGTCCCTTGTGTTCAAAGTTATTTGAAAACAGCGAGACTATGACTACACATTTTAAAACGGGTCATTTCGGTGGACGAAGTTTCAACCCAGATCTCGTGAATATGGAAGgtgaaaatcaaacaaaagcGGAGCTGGAGAGAAAAAAGGAAAGAATTTATTGTCCTCTCTGCCCAAAATCATACAAACACAAGAAAAGTTTGAGGGCTCATTGCATACAAGACCATATTGGTAAAGATGTAGTTGTCGGTACTTTTAGAAGTACGGAGGAGGAGGATACTACAGAACCTGGTAAGTCTGGCACACAAGAGAAACTAGTAAACATGCCTGTCATTGTAGATTGTAGCACCAGCATGTACATAATATGTGGTTGTGGGCTTGTATTCAGAACTGAACGAAACAGACATTTGCATATGCTAACCCTTGGAAAATATCATACTAATCATTCTTATCAAATCGTAGGTACTCAACAAATGATTGAAATGGGAACGCTTCAATGTGGGTTTTGTGGGTCCAGATTCAGATCAAACGATGCATTGCGGAGACACTTGAATGATTTTCATTTCGACAGAAGGGAAGCTGAGAAAGAGTTGGACATTAATGTTGATGCAAGCAATTTTCTCAGATTTAACAAGTCCCCGAAGAACACAACTACAAGTTACACTGAGAAATCTCCATCCAGCAGTCAGGAAAATTATCCAAAAAGAGACCCTCTTGAACAAGCTGCTAATTCAAAGATGAATCGATGTATATCAGATGAAGGCATTGTTAAAGAAGTCTTAACAAATGCATCTAACAAAACTGGACCCATTCGTTTGTTGGATGCCGAAAGTCCCAAGAAGTCTAAccagaaatttcaaaattttttcatcacatttacagaagaaaaaaatgactaTGTAAGAATTGTGTCCAGGAATTCTGAGGACAAGGTCAAGAAACACAGCTTGGGAGAAAGCAAATCACCAGGTTTTAATAGAGCAAATGAGAATAAAAGACAGAAATTTGGAGACCAGGAAATGGCAGAAGAGCATAATATCACAAGGACATCCTCTGTGTTGTTCGATAAAGACAAAGTAAAAGCTGTGAATGTAGGAGTTGATGAAGACACCAGTAGCGAGGGTGACAAATCTCCGGACCAGGCTTCTAGTTCTGATCCCCTGACTGTCAATGTCCAGCAGTACTTGACCAGGTCGCCAACCAGATTCTCCCCTTTTGTGAAGCTGACTAATATTTGCGAAGGACAAAAAAAGTTTGATCCCAAAAAGCCATGGAACAAATATGCTCCAGCAAAACCTGTAACAAAGACTATGTCTTCTGGAAATCAGTTGTTGGGAGTGGTCAGCAGAAGAAAGTCCCTTGAATCAAAGAAAGTTAAGTTTCGGGATGAAAATGGTGCAGAAATTACATATTTCCAAGCAGAGCAAACATCAACAAGTGGGAATGACTCGGagaattatttacaaaaatatgatCAGGCAGCATTAGCTTTTTCTGATCAAGAGGATTCCTGTGAGACTTCAAATGTTGAGGTTGTTAATGTGGAAGATCAAGGCGACAGTAGCCCCACAGAGGAAAATGATGATATTGAGGACATGTCTGAAGTAGATGAATGGGATAATGCAGTAGGTCAGCAGTCTTCAGCATCTACTTATGGTCTAATATCCGATCAACCATCAGTGGTTAATGGAGAGGCTCAAAAATCGTCTGCTGCAGAAAAAAAGCAGAAAAAGAAATCGCcgcaaaaatcaaagaaatgtaGTCCTAGCAAAAAATCAACTCCTGGGAAGCGTGCATTGTTTTCAGGAAAAATGGAAACTGAAAATACATCtagaaatatcaataaaaatgctTCGGCAAGTTTCATTCATTCTGTTTCTGAGGTCTCATCAGCTCAAGGTTTAAGATCAGGCAAAACTAAGCTTAGAGTTCCAGCACAAGGAGGCATCTCCAGAAGGAGAAACGCTAAAACTTCTCAGCCTTACCTGAAGAGAAACACATCAGCTTTTAAAATCCAGGCAGTTAAAAAGAAACTCCTGAAGGGAACAAAGATCTTGAGCTCAGAACCAAAGAGAGTTAGTCcaagattaaaaaaacaaccaacTACCCAAGAGGAAGATGTAGCACCTGATCCAAATGTACCTGAAACCATAACTTTGGGAGCTGCAGAGTTTGGAGAAAATCGGATACAGCGAATTGAGAAGCTTAAACTCCAAACAGAAGTTCTTTTACATCagataaatgaaatgaatgatCTACCTCAAGAGGCTCAAGTTGATGAAGGAAGAATTACAATGACTGGACCAGAACCTTTCTCAAAAAATGCAAAGAGGAAAGTGTCAAAATTAAAGGCGTCAAAATTCAAGTCAGTGAGAAGAAGTAAAAGAACTGCAATGTCCATGACCAGTGAAGAGGTCCCAATCACTCCTGAAAAAAACATAGAAGATTCCATTCATTTTCCACAGCAGTCTGGGGTTGCAgatatgaaaaaagttttaaaatcaaattgtaatTTTGAATCTGTTCAAAAATCTGCAGCTGATTTGATTTCAGAAGAACAATATGAAGATGGTAGCGTTCCAAAACATAGGACTACTGAAGCAGTTGAAACAAATACCTCTAGCAGACGTACAAGGAGTTGCAGTCCTATGAAGCAGAGGAGAACTCCTCCAAGTAAACCTTATGTCAGTGAGTCCTTAGTGGTGTCTAATGCAGCAGCAGGAGGGACACAACAGGCTGAACATGCTTTGTCCACTGCGAAGACGCCTGTTGTAAAGTTGAGTAAACTTGAGGAACAGTGGAGTGGACAATATTTGAAGTTTCTAAGTAATGTTGATAAGTCCTCCAAGTCTTCCTCACAATTGAATGAACACAGAATAGAGAAATCAGATAAATCAAAATCTAGAAATTTTAGGAGGAGATCCTACTCAGCAGATTCTTCTTTGGATGTGGGTGAAGGAAgtgaaattattataaaatctgGAAATTCAGGAGATAGAGTAGGGCTATTGAAAACTCTTGGTTTGCATTTAAATGGGAATGACGATGAGGAAATTGAAAAATCAGCTCTCCAGACAAAGAAAGAAAATCAGCAATGCAAAAAAAGACCATTGCAGCCAACAATTACAAACAAAGGAGATGCAGAGGAAAATTTTAATCACCAAACAGATGTACCCAATTCAGGAGATGGTAATAATGTAGAAATTATACAGATGGTAGATGATGCAGTGACAGGTGAAAATAATGAAGACATCATGGAATCCACTCTAACTCAAGAAGAACTTCAAATTACAAATGAAGTTGATAATGTGAAGGTGAACAGAACTGTGATTGATGGTATCATAAAAAATCAGCCTCAGGTTCTGTTTGTTCACAAAGATGAAGTCATATATGCTGATGAAGACAGTGTTATCCAAGTGGACaaggaagaaataaacaatttgaaagaTCAAGTGAACAAGAAGCGTTCCAAGAAAGTATTTTCAAGGAAAAGAAAAGCCGGAGAAGATCCTCCTTTTGTTGATGAGACAGATGGAAATGTTCAGACAGAACCTTTAGTTAAAAAAGATGTATTTTCACCTAGTATTAGAAATGTCATAAATGAAATAGAACCAAAACATGCTCCATTGAAGCCTGTAAAGGCATTGGAGATCAGAGTAGTGTCAGATGATGAAATCGTCTCATCCACCATTGTAGAGGGAAGTTTTGCAAAACAAGACCTAGCCTCTCGGATTGTAGCCTTGATGGAATTTGCAGAAGACCCAGAGGTGGTTGCTCCAGTCAAACAAGTCACAGAACCCAGTTTCGTGATAAAAAAAGATGTGCAAACAAAATTCTCTTGTCACAAGTGTGATATCACCTTCAACATGAAGTCCAATTTGAAGCGCCACAAATCTACGTGCCATCCAGAAGATGAGTTTAGGAGTTTTGATATTGGCAAGAAGTCCAACATTCCTGTAAATGTGGAGCTAGAGGAGCAAGACAATGTACAAGAACAGGGCATACTGTCTGACTCAGTAGCACCAGAGAATATCAGCTTATCTGATTATGAAGAAGAAATCAGAGAAGGTTTGAGAGAAATGTATGGAGGGGCTTTGGATGTTGAACTGAAAGTCAAGAAATTAAAGTTACAGGACACTATTCACATTGATGGTTTGATTTTACTGAGAAAACACAAGAACACCTGGAAAATAATGAATGATGAACATCTTTCTGACTCATTATTACTTTCTGCCAATACTGATAAAAGTTCCTGCTGCAAGAAAGTAGAATTAGTGAAGAAAACTGAAGTGAAAGacaaaaaacccagaaaatttGTAGAACTAGAAGAACAGAATCCATTCATTGACAATCATTTGAATGTAGAACAGCAGAACAATGCTGCTGCATCAAGTGTAATTGCTGCTACAACTAGTGTAATTGCTTCTACATCTAGTGTAATTGCTCCTACAACTAGTGTACCTGCTTCTACATCAAGTTTAATTCCTGCCACATCGAGTGTAGCAGATACTGAACTTGTTGCTGAGAGTCAGAACTCAAGTTTATTGAAGGAATCTGTGCCAAAGAGGTCACACAAAAAGAAAACACACTCTTTAAAATCAAGCAAGGATTCAAACAGTGAAgcaaaagcaaagaaaaaatcaGATCCAGCCCCTTTGACAGACTTTGAGAGAGCAATACTTGAGCCAAAGAAAAAGCAGAAGAAACATAAGCGCAAGACAAGTGTAGTAGAAAGTGGAAAAGAGACAAATACAAATGATTGTGAGGACAAAAgtaaatcaattcataaaaatgaaaaagatctGAAAGATAAGAAAGGAAAGGTGAGGAATGACAAGGAAACAGTTGTGCCAAAATCTAAAATTGTCCAGAAAATTCTCCGTGAGAAAGCCAAGGAGGAGGAAATGGAAAACATGAAGTTTGTCCCTGTAACGGGTGAACCACTTCCTTCCTTTGAAGAAATTCTGCAACAGAAGTCAAAACCTATCGACcataaatttacagaaaagAATGATAAAGAAGGTGAAAATGTTGCCCAAGATAAAGGTGAGGAAGGAGACGAAAGTCCTGAAACTGGAGTTGAATCACCAAACGATTTTAGTTCAACCTCATCTAGTGGCAGTTCAGGGAATAAAATCTCTACCCTCATGTCTGTGAAACTTTCTAAGGTGGCAAGGGATAACCAGGAAAGGGAAGAGGTTCTAGCAGCAATAACTGGCAAACCCAAGACAAAACCGTTCAGAATCCCAAAGACTGTATCCTCAGAGATGGAAACTTTAGTGGAATGGAAATCACCACTTCAGGACATTGGTCAAATAGAGAAGTTCAGATTTGGAGGAAAGCAAGGTGTTGGACCAAGCATGCTCAGCAAGACCAGTGTTATAAGCTCTGTGAGTGTGAACTATGATGCTATCTTATCAGATGTTGAAAAACCAGAGGGGGTGATAAAACATTCTGTTGTCCTGCCGCTAGAGCTCAGAAAATCAGAAGAACCCTCCACATCCAGTGGTAACAAGCAAGCTGTGGACCTAGAAGTTTCTCCTGTCAAGAAACCTCGCATTGAGACTATCAGCTGGAAGGATGAAGATATTATGACTCCAGATAGCACCACTCCAGACAGATATCTCGAGATGGAGAATGCTGAGACTGAGATGGCACCTGTCAAGGAAGCCAAAAGTGCTGAAGCTAACCCTCCAGGGCCGTCCACTTTATCATCTAATGTGAGCAGTACAGGGAAATTAG GGGAATGGAATGAAGAAAATGAATCCTGCCAGGGAGAAGATGTAAGGAAACCAGGCATTCCAAAAAGTACAAGCACTCCATTGAAGCATAACATTCCCAGTTCAAGCAAAAGACAAGAGATCATTTATGCATCTTCTTCTATGAAGGCTTTATGTCCTGAAACAACCCTGAATAAAGAGGACAAAAATCCCACACTGAGCAATGCAGAAGTGAAGGATGAAAGGGATACAAATGAAAAACAGAAAGAAATTGAgtgtgaaaatgataaaatggaTGTAGAGTTAGATGTAAAGATGAAAGAGGAGGAGAATATAaaggatgatgatgatgatgaggaggaggaggagaagAATGATGATGGTGGTGATGATGTTGATGTCAAAGACCTAGAAATTTGTGATAATGGGGACACAAGGATAAAAAACGAAGAAGAAAATAGCGAAGAGAGTGAAGAGGAGGAGGGAGAAATTGGAGATGGGGACAAGTCTGAAAAAAGTTCTGATGATTCTGAAAGTGAAAGGGAGACTGAGGACTCGGATAAAGATTCAGACAGTGAAG AGGAAAAAGAGCAGAAAACAAGTAAATCTGTGATAGAGACAGATATGGATGTGCTTGATGTGTGTGCATCTGATGAGGAGTCATGGCTGAATGAGGAGGAAGATGGGAGGAGTCAGAAGGACTTTATAGAGGAAGATGAGCCTGAGATGGAAGACAGTGGAAATACAAAGGATGTGGCAGACAGGGAGGAGGAGGTTATGGAAGAGGTTGATATGGAAGTAGATGAAGCATCTGATGGAGAGAATAGGATTGAAGTGACACA AACTTCTAAAAGCCAAGTGAATGAAAACGAGAATGTGACTGTCACAGAGAGCACGATG gaATATGATGATGTGGACTTCCAATCCAACTCCATAATGAAGTCTTTGATTCCAAATGGATTCTGCTTCCAGTACATCAGTTACAATAAGTGCAACAAACCCATGTGTAAATACAGACACGATGTGCCCTCCAAG GAAGAAATTTTCAAGAAGGGGATTCATGAGATTTCTCGTCTGTACAACCAGAGTGACAAAAAAAC TGCTTTTGACATATACTATAAGCTGTTAGAGCTGAACTTTCACGACTTGATTCCCACCAAGTGCATCATGAAGTTAGTGAGATTGACAGAAGAAGACTACGATGTGACCTTGGCCTTTAGCCTTATCAGCCATGCAGAGAAAATCAAATCCATTGA GTTTCATTCAACCTTGATTTCCATGAGTAGTCTCACACCAGGATATTATGTGGAAAGTTTGTGGACATTGTTTACCTGTCtgcaaaaactaaacaaatgtTTGACCAATAAGGATATAGTTGTCCTCTTCAg AGCATTTGAAGAGAAGCAGCAGTGGCAGAGATTATGGAGCGCAATGATCTACAGTCTGCGATGCACTGGTTTCCTCCCCCCTGTGTACATCACTCGGTCAGCTCTGCAGGCTGTTGTGGGGGACACTGAGGGGTGTGTCATGGAGGCTGTCCAGTGGATAGAGAGCTGTGACCAAGAACAGCTGTACAATCAGGAGGATAAG CTTCTTGATGCAGTGGCTGACATTTGCCTTAAACATGATCATCTAAATGCAGCTGGAATTCTCAAATCCATAGCAAACAAAGTGCAACCCAGTGTCACAGAG AGTACTAGCGGGGACCGTGACTCGGACACATCCAGTGTTAACTCCGAGGACAGGAATACTAATCTAGAAGATGCTAACTCTGATAACCACAAATTCTTCATCAACAGAATCATG GGGGTTAAGTTCTCCAAAAACTGGGAGTACCTGGCTCAGATATTCCTGGAACTGAGTAACATTGAGAGAGCACGAGATCCCCGCTATATTGGGGCATTCGTAGGAGTTTTCAAATTTGACAACAAGCAACCGAATGTACTTGTGGAGGCCTTTAAAGAATTCATGGAAAAAGTCAACTCTCTATTTTTGAAAG AGAAAGCAGAGGATGATATGTCTCGTATGGACAGGCAATCCCTTGGTATCATTGGGGCGGAGCTGGTCAACTTCTGTGCCCTGTCCCAGTGGTGGAGGGAGGGCCTGAGTGTGGTCCAGACCCTGCACAACAGCAGCATTCAGTACCTGACCAGAAAGTCCCCTGGGGGTGCCCTAATGTCCACCATCGCTCTGGATGTGTGTCTTAGGTGTAAAAAGCCTTACCAAGCACTACAGCTGTTGTCag AGTGCAGGTGGTCCTGTGTCAGTGGATTAAAGATGGACAAGCCTGACTTCAAAGAGCGAGTGGTACAGCTGAATACCCTGGTCAAACAGTTCACCAACATGAAGAGACCGTCTGTGGCCTTTGCTGTGCTCCGTAGGGTTCTGATGAAAGCTCAAATAG ATCAGCAATTTGATCTCTACAACTCGCTTATAG GTTTTGAAGAGAATTTTCATGTCATCATCACCCAGCTTTTGGACATTGGTGACCCAAGGACGGCACATGATGCCTACGAGGTCTGTAGAAATGCATGTGTGGCTGTTACCTCTGACCTTGGTTTGCTCCAGCGTTTAGTAGTGGCCTGCGGAGAGGCTCGGTATTTGACCGGTGTCCGTAATGTCTTTAACCACCTACAAGAGTTAAATGTGTACCCACCCCAGGAAATTCCCCATGAACTGAGGCCTCTCTGTATCAACCTGTTGGTGCAGATGTCGCTAACAGAGTGCATCATTCTGATTGAGGACTTCTTGCAGTGGCTCTACAAGTTTTTGTGTGATTGGTGCGTTCAGAATCGGACCTGTGTTGTTCCAGAACAATATCTGACTCTCAGTGTGAGAATGCCCAGCACAGGGGGCCCTGACCCTCAGATGAGAGCGTTGGACAGGAAATTGAAGGCCCTGAAGCACTTGATGGAGACCAGCTTGACACCAGCTCTCTCTGTATTTATTTCATCTCAAAGAATGGATAGGAGGATTCAAGTCACTATTCCATCTCTGTTTCAATATCTGTTGGCATTAGATGTAAGGGAGGGAG